A window from Bacteroidota bacterium encodes these proteins:
- a CDS encoding CcoQ/FixQ family Cbb3-type cytochrome c oxidase assembly chaperone: MFTEVLQSIGGVHVYPVLSLILFVVAFSLVVVWALSMNRSDVQRWSRLPLDSGGDEPSDAGDR, from the coding sequence ATGTTTACGGAAGTATTGCAATCGATCGGCGGCGTTCACGTCTACCCGGTCCTGTCGCTTATCCTCTTTGTCGTGGCGTTTTCGTTGGTGGTCGTCTGGGCGCTGTCCATGAACCGAAGCGATGTCCAACGCTGGAGCCGCCTGCCGCTCGACAGCGGCGGCGATGAACCGTCTGATGCGGGAGATAGATAA